A genomic region of Saccopteryx bilineata isolate mSacBil1 chromosome 1, mSacBil1_pri_phased_curated, whole genome shotgun sequence contains the following coding sequences:
- the TST gene encoding thiosulfate sulfurtransferase isoform X1 produces the protein MPREPLTQLRQRAPNQGWTQTSWGCASPGSQETAGRFARQEVKRRAETMVHQVLYRALVSSKWLAESVRAGKLGLGLRVLDVSWYSPGTRNARKEYLECHVPGASFFDIEECKDKSSPYEMMLPSEEGFADYVGSLGISNDTHVVVYDGDHLGSYYAPRVWWMFRVFGHRTVSVLNGGFQNWLKEGHPVTSEPSRPEPAVFKATLDRSLFKTYEQVLENLESKRFQLVDSRSKGRYLGTEPEPDAVGLDPGHIRGAVNMPFMDFLTEDGFEKSTEMLRAMFEAKKVDLTKPLIATCRKGVTACHIALAAYLCGKPDVAIYDGSWFEWFHRAPPETRVSQWKDRKP, from the exons GTGCGCGAGCCCTGGCAGCCAAGAAACCGCTGGAAGGTTTGCGAGACAAGAG GTGAAGCGCAGAGCTGAAACCATGGTTCATCAGGTGCTCTACCGCGCGCTGGTCTCCAGCAAGTGGCTGGCGGAGTCGGTCCGGGCTGGAAAGCTGGGACTTGGTCTGCGGGTACTGGATGTGTCCTGGTACTCCCCCGGCACTCGGAACGCCCGTAAGGAGTACCTAGAGTGCCATGTGCCTGGCGCCTCCTTCTTTGATATTGAAGAGTGCAAGGACAAGTCCTCACCCTATGAGATGATGCTGCCCAGTGAGGAGGGCTTCGCCGACTACGTGGGGAGCCTGGGCATCAGCAATGACACACATGTGGTGGTGTATGATGGTGATCACCTGGGAAGCTACTATGCACCTCGGGTTTGGTGGATGTTCCGTGTGTTTGGCCACCGCACGGTGTCGGTGCTCAATGGTGGCTTCCAGAACTGGCTAAAGGAAGGCCACCCTGTGACATCTGAGCCCTCACGCCCAGAACCAGCAGTCTTCAAAGCCACACTTGATCGCTCTCTGTTCAAGACCTATGAGCAGGTGCTGGAGAACCTTGAATCTAAGAGGTTCCAGCTGGTGGATTCACGGTCCAAAGGGCGGTACCTGGGCACCGAGCCAGAGCCAGATGCTGTAG GACTGGATCCAGGCCACATCCGAGGTGCAGTCAACATGCCGTTCATGGACTTCTTGACTGAGGATGGCTTCGAGAAAAGCACAGAGATGCTCCGAGCTATGTTCGAGGCCAAGAAAGTGGACCTCACAAAGCCCCTCATTGCCACATGCCGGAAGGGTGTCACCGCTTGCCACATTGCCCTGGCCGCCTACCTCTGCGGCAAGCCTGATGTGGCAATCTACGATGGCTCCTGGTTTGAGTGGTTCCACCGGGCCCCGCCGGAGACCCGTGTGTCCCAGTGGAAGGACAGGAAGCCCTGA
- the TST gene encoding thiosulfate sulfurtransferase isoform X3, whose amino-acid sequence MVQVKRRAETMVHQVLYRALVSSKWLAESVRAGKLGLGLRVLDVSWYSPGTRNARKEYLECHVPGASFFDIEECKDKSSPYEMMLPSEEGFADYVGSLGISNDTHVVVYDGDHLGSYYAPRVWWMFRVFGHRTVSVLNGGFQNWLKEGHPVTSEPSRPEPAVFKATLDRSLFKTYEQVLENLESKRFQLVDSRSKGRYLGTEPEPDAVGLDPGHIRGAVNMPFMDFLTEDGFEKSTEMLRAMFEAKKVDLTKPLIATCRKGVTACHIALAAYLCGKPDVAIYDGSWFEWFHRAPPETRVSQWKDRKP is encoded by the exons GTGAAGCGCAGAGCTGAAACCATGGTTCATCAGGTGCTCTACCGCGCGCTGGTCTCCAGCAAGTGGCTGGCGGAGTCGGTCCGGGCTGGAAAGCTGGGACTTGGTCTGCGGGTACTGGATGTGTCCTGGTACTCCCCCGGCACTCGGAACGCCCGTAAGGAGTACCTAGAGTGCCATGTGCCTGGCGCCTCCTTCTTTGATATTGAAGAGTGCAAGGACAAGTCCTCACCCTATGAGATGATGCTGCCCAGTGAGGAGGGCTTCGCCGACTACGTGGGGAGCCTGGGCATCAGCAATGACACACATGTGGTGGTGTATGATGGTGATCACCTGGGAAGCTACTATGCACCTCGGGTTTGGTGGATGTTCCGTGTGTTTGGCCACCGCACGGTGTCGGTGCTCAATGGTGGCTTCCAGAACTGGCTAAAGGAAGGCCACCCTGTGACATCTGAGCCCTCACGCCCAGAACCAGCAGTCTTCAAAGCCACACTTGATCGCTCTCTGTTCAAGACCTATGAGCAGGTGCTGGAGAACCTTGAATCTAAGAGGTTCCAGCTGGTGGATTCACGGTCCAAAGGGCGGTACCTGGGCACCGAGCCAGAGCCAGATGCTGTAG GACTGGATCCAGGCCACATCCGAGGTGCAGTCAACATGCCGTTCATGGACTTCTTGACTGAGGATGGCTTCGAGAAAAGCACAGAGATGCTCCGAGCTATGTTCGAGGCCAAGAAAGTGGACCTCACAAAGCCCCTCATTGCCACATGCCGGAAGGGTGTCACCGCTTGCCACATTGCCCTGGCCGCCTACCTCTGCGGCAAGCCTGATGTGGCAATCTACGATGGCTCCTGGTTTGAGTGGTTCCACCGGGCCCCGCCGGAGACCCGTGTGTCCCAGTGGAAGGACAGGAAGCCCTGA
- the TST gene encoding thiosulfate sulfurtransferase isoform X2: MVQASWGVAGLGFEQPTSQRQGREPGRQRGRVKRRAETMVHQVLYRALVSSKWLAESVRAGKLGLGLRVLDVSWYSPGTRNARKEYLECHVPGASFFDIEECKDKSSPYEMMLPSEEGFADYVGSLGISNDTHVVVYDGDHLGSYYAPRVWWMFRVFGHRTVSVLNGGFQNWLKEGHPVTSEPSRPEPAVFKATLDRSLFKTYEQVLENLESKRFQLVDSRSKGRYLGTEPEPDAVGLDPGHIRGAVNMPFMDFLTEDGFEKSTEMLRAMFEAKKVDLTKPLIATCRKGVTACHIALAAYLCGKPDVAIYDGSWFEWFHRAPPETRVSQWKDRKP; this comes from the exons GTGAAGCGCAGAGCTGAAACCATGGTTCATCAGGTGCTCTACCGCGCGCTGGTCTCCAGCAAGTGGCTGGCGGAGTCGGTCCGGGCTGGAAAGCTGGGACTTGGTCTGCGGGTACTGGATGTGTCCTGGTACTCCCCCGGCACTCGGAACGCCCGTAAGGAGTACCTAGAGTGCCATGTGCCTGGCGCCTCCTTCTTTGATATTGAAGAGTGCAAGGACAAGTCCTCACCCTATGAGATGATGCTGCCCAGTGAGGAGGGCTTCGCCGACTACGTGGGGAGCCTGGGCATCAGCAATGACACACATGTGGTGGTGTATGATGGTGATCACCTGGGAAGCTACTATGCACCTCGGGTTTGGTGGATGTTCCGTGTGTTTGGCCACCGCACGGTGTCGGTGCTCAATGGTGGCTTCCAGAACTGGCTAAAGGAAGGCCACCCTGTGACATCTGAGCCCTCACGCCCAGAACCAGCAGTCTTCAAAGCCACACTTGATCGCTCTCTGTTCAAGACCTATGAGCAGGTGCTGGAGAACCTTGAATCTAAGAGGTTCCAGCTGGTGGATTCACGGTCCAAAGGGCGGTACCTGGGCACCGAGCCAGAGCCAGATGCTGTAG GACTGGATCCAGGCCACATCCGAGGTGCAGTCAACATGCCGTTCATGGACTTCTTGACTGAGGATGGCTTCGAGAAAAGCACAGAGATGCTCCGAGCTATGTTCGAGGCCAAGAAAGTGGACCTCACAAAGCCCCTCATTGCCACATGCCGGAAGGGTGTCACCGCTTGCCACATTGCCCTGGCCGCCTACCTCTGCGGCAAGCCTGATGTGGCAATCTACGATGGCTCCTGGTTTGAGTGGTTCCACCGGGCCCCGCCGGAGACCCGTGTGTCCCAGTGGAAGGACAGGAAGCCCTGA
- the TST gene encoding thiosulfate sulfurtransferase isoform X4: MVHQVLYRALVSSKWLAESVRAGKLGLGLRVLDVSWYSPGTRNARKEYLECHVPGASFFDIEECKDKSSPYEMMLPSEEGFADYVGSLGISNDTHVVVYDGDHLGSYYAPRVWWMFRVFGHRTVSVLNGGFQNWLKEGHPVTSEPSRPEPAVFKATLDRSLFKTYEQVLENLESKRFQLVDSRSKGRYLGTEPEPDAVGLDPGHIRGAVNMPFMDFLTEDGFEKSTEMLRAMFEAKKVDLTKPLIATCRKGVTACHIALAAYLCGKPDVAIYDGSWFEWFHRAPPETRVSQWKDRKP; the protein is encoded by the exons ATGGTTCATCAGGTGCTCTACCGCGCGCTGGTCTCCAGCAAGTGGCTGGCGGAGTCGGTCCGGGCTGGAAAGCTGGGACTTGGTCTGCGGGTACTGGATGTGTCCTGGTACTCCCCCGGCACTCGGAACGCCCGTAAGGAGTACCTAGAGTGCCATGTGCCTGGCGCCTCCTTCTTTGATATTGAAGAGTGCAAGGACAAGTCCTCACCCTATGAGATGATGCTGCCCAGTGAGGAGGGCTTCGCCGACTACGTGGGGAGCCTGGGCATCAGCAATGACACACATGTGGTGGTGTATGATGGTGATCACCTGGGAAGCTACTATGCACCTCGGGTTTGGTGGATGTTCCGTGTGTTTGGCCACCGCACGGTGTCGGTGCTCAATGGTGGCTTCCAGAACTGGCTAAAGGAAGGCCACCCTGTGACATCTGAGCCCTCACGCCCAGAACCAGCAGTCTTCAAAGCCACACTTGATCGCTCTCTGTTCAAGACCTATGAGCAGGTGCTGGAGAACCTTGAATCTAAGAGGTTCCAGCTGGTGGATTCACGGTCCAAAGGGCGGTACCTGGGCACCGAGCCAGAGCCAGATGCTGTAG GACTGGATCCAGGCCACATCCGAGGTGCAGTCAACATGCCGTTCATGGACTTCTTGACTGAGGATGGCTTCGAGAAAAGCACAGAGATGCTCCGAGCTATGTTCGAGGCCAAGAAAGTGGACCTCACAAAGCCCCTCATTGCCACATGCCGGAAGGGTGTCACCGCTTGCCACATTGCCCTGGCCGCCTACCTCTGCGGCAAGCCTGATGTGGCAATCTACGATGGCTCCTGGTTTGAGTGGTTCCACCGGGCCCCGCCGGAGACCCGTGTGTCCCAGTGGAAGGACAGGAAGCCCTGA
- the CIMIP4 gene encoding ciliary microtubule inner protein 4 isoform X2, with amino-acid sequence MELGRQAGTTALTRVYQNNKEGQQDMDPRRTSHSPLDSSTFKHQAPVSPQPSLHQEGRPQGSSLGQDNLKGVWPPPPSAASRNGVRPESLKNGRYTPSPRESKATFQDGAQPCQGLKEDPNSRAQGQRSNIIPDNIHHKFESNKVDQMVPEEQAQRATGEVLEGQKRASSWPSRTQNSEEVSDIFSDYYDLGYNMRSNLFQGSRRTVCQRAWPPPLLANPADIAPREQRA; translated from the exons atggagctgggCCGCCAAGCAG GTACAACTGCTTTGACCAGGGTCTATCAGAACAACAAGGAAGGCCAGCAGGACATGGACCCCAGGAGAACTTCCCACAGCCCCTTGGATAGCTCCACGTTCAAGCACCAGGCCCCAGTCTCCCCGCAGCCGTCCCTGCACCAGGAAGGCAGGCCCCAAGGCAGCTCCCTGGGGCAGGACAACCTGAAGGGGGTCTGGCCTCCACCCCCTTCAGCTGCCAGCAGGAATGGAGTCAGGCCTGAGTCCCTGAAGAATGGGCGCTACACACCCTCCCCAAGGGAGAGCAAGGCCACTTTCCAAGATGGGGCTCAGCCATGCCAGGGGCTGAAGGAAGACCCCAactccagggcccagggccagagGAGCAACATCATTCCTGACAACATTCACCACAAGTTTGAGAGCAACAAGGTGGACCAGATGGTCCCCGAAGAGCAG GCTCAAAGGGCCACTGGTGAAGTCTTGGAAGGCCAGAAGAGGGCAAGCTCGTGGCCCAGCAGGACCCAGAATTCTGAGGAAGTCTCCGACATCTTCTCAGACTACTATGACCTGGGCTATAACATGCGGTCAAATCTGTTTCAAG GCTCACGGAGAACTGTCTGCCAAAGGGCCTGGCCACCGCCCCTTCTGGCCAATCCTGCAGATATCGCACCTAGGGAGCAGAGGGCATGA
- the CIMIP4 gene encoding ciliary microtubule inner protein 4 isoform X1, translating to MELGRQAGTTALTRVYQNNKEGQQDMDPRRTSHSPLDSSTFKHQAPVSPQPSLHQEGRPQGSSLGQDNLKGVWPPPPSAASRNGVRPESLKNGRYTPSPRESKATFQDGAQPCQGLKEDPNSRAQGQRSNIIPDNIHHKFESNKVDQMVPEEQAQRATGEVLEGQKRASSWPSRTQNSEEVSDIFSDYYDLGYNMRSNLFQGASEETESLMKASYTPEVIKKSVMDLEHWHGRKTDDLGRWHQKNIMNMNLQKALDKKYEENSKSRNPKS from the exons atggagctgggCCGCCAAGCAG GTACAACTGCTTTGACCAGGGTCTATCAGAACAACAAGGAAGGCCAGCAGGACATGGACCCCAGGAGAACTTCCCACAGCCCCTTGGATAGCTCCACGTTCAAGCACCAGGCCCCAGTCTCCCCGCAGCCGTCCCTGCACCAGGAAGGCAGGCCCCAAGGCAGCTCCCTGGGGCAGGACAACCTGAAGGGGGTCTGGCCTCCACCCCCTTCAGCTGCCAGCAGGAATGGAGTCAGGCCTGAGTCCCTGAAGAATGGGCGCTACACACCCTCCCCAAGGGAGAGCAAGGCCACTTTCCAAGATGGGGCTCAGCCATGCCAGGGGCTGAAGGAAGACCCCAactccagggcccagggccagagGAGCAACATCATTCCTGACAACATTCACCACAAGTTTGAGAGCAACAAGGTGGACCAGATGGTCCCCGAAGAGCAG GCTCAAAGGGCCACTGGTGAAGTCTTGGAAGGCCAGAAGAGGGCAAGCTCGTGGCCCAGCAGGACCCAGAATTCTGAGGAAGTCTCCGACATCTTCTCAGACTACTATGACCTGGGCTATAACATGCGGTCAAATCTGTTTCAAG GGGCCTCTGAGGAGACGGAGAGCCTCATGAAGGCCTCTTACACCCCAGAAGTGATCAAGAAATCAGTCATGGACTTAGAGCACTGGCATGGCAGGAAGACGGATGATCTGG GACGGTGGCACCAGAAAAACATCATGAACATGAACTTGCAGAAAGCActggataaaaaatatgaagaaaatagcAAAAGCAGGAACCCGAAGTCCTAG